Proteins encoded in a region of the Rutidosis leptorrhynchoides isolate AG116_Rl617_1_P2 chromosome 9, CSIRO_AGI_Rlap_v1, whole genome shotgun sequence genome:
- the LOC139866453 gene encoding xylulose kinase 2-like yields MENICLPDDSLFLGLDNSTQSLKATVLDSNLNIVCTEIVNFDSELPHYKTKDGVLRDPFINGRIVSPTLMWVEALDLILQRLKNRQNLDFDKIAAVSGSAQQHGSVYWNTGSLGILSSLDSKKPLIDQFKNAFSTKESPIWMDNSTTEQCIAIEKALGGALELSKLTGSRAHERCTGPQIRKMYETHPQVYHDTERISLVSSFMASILIGGYACIDHTDGAGMNLMDIKKRAWSKLAIEATAPGLEEKLGNLAPAHSIAGLIAPYFVQKFHFNKDCLVVQWSGDNPNSLAGLTLNTPGDLAISLGTSDTVFGITMNQNPIVEGNFFPNPVDMESYMVMLVYKNGSLTREDIRDRCAERSWEVFNQLLQQTPPLNNGKIGFYYKDHEILPPLPVGFHRYTLESFEGTTFDGVIEHEVNEFDPASEVRAIIEGQFLSMRGHIEKCGMPSPPERIIATGGASANQAILNCMASVFGCNVHTVQRPDSASLGAALRAAHGLLCYNKGRFIPSSYLYKDKLEKTAFQCKLAVANNEIEVVSKYAMMVKKRMEIENRLVEKLGRR; encoded by the exons ATGGAAAACATATGTCTCCCTGATGATTCACTTTTTCTAGGCCTTGACAACTCTACTCA GTCATTAAAGGCAACTGTGTTAGATTCAAATCTCAACATTGTGTGTACAGAAATAGTCAATTTTGATTCTGAGTTACCACATTACAAAACCAAAGATGGTGTGCTTAGAGACCCATTCATTAATGGCAGAATTGTTTCACCTACCTTAATGTGGGTGGAAGCATTAGACCTCATCTTACAAAGATTAAAAAATCGACAAAACCTCGATTTCGATAAAATTGCTGCTGTTTCAGGCAGTGCACAACAACATGGTAGTGTGTATTGGAACACGGGTAGTTTAGGGATTTTATCATCTTTGGATTCAAAAAAACCATTAATTGATCAATTTAAGAATGCTTTTTCAACAAAAGAATCACCAATATGGATGGATAATAGCACCACAGAACAATGTATTGCCATTGAAAAAGCTCTTGGAGGTGCATTAGAGTTATCGAAACTCACAGGCTCTCGGGCTCATGAGAGATGTACGGGCccacagattcgaaaaatgtatgaAACACATCCTCAAGTATATCATGATACCGAGAGGATTTCGCTTGTGAGCTCATTTATGGCATCCATTCTCATTGGAGGGTATGCTTGTATTGATCATACTGATGGGGCTGGCATGAATTTGATGGATATTAAGAAAAGGGCTTGGTCTAAGTTAGCAATAGAG GCCACTGCACCAGGTTTAGAAGAAAAACTAGGAAATTTGGCTCCTGCACATAGTATTGCTGGTTTAATTGCCCCGTATTTCGTTCAGAA GTTTCACTTCAACAAGGATTGTTTAGTTGTTCAGTGGTCTGGTGATAATCCTAACAGCCTCGCAG GGTTGACACTTAACACGCCGGGGGATCTTGCAATCAGTCTTGGCACTAGCGATACT GTTTTTGGAATTACGATGAACCAAAATCCAATCGTTGAAGGAAACTTTTTCCCAAACCCTGTTGATATGGAAAGTTATATGGTGATGCTCGTTTATAAGAATGGATCTCTCACCCGTGAAG ATATACGTGATCGGTGTGCTGAGAGATCATGGGAAGTGTTTAATCAGTTGCTGCAGCAAACACCGCCCTTAAACA ATGGAAAGATTGGTTTTTACTACAAGGATCATGAAATACTTCCTCCCTTACCAG tcggttTCCATCGATATACCCTTGAGAGTTTTGAAGGGACGACGTTTGATGGTGTGATTGAACACGAAGTGAACGAGTTCGATCCTGCTTCCGAG GTACGGGCGATAATCGAAGGACAATTTCTGTCAATGAGGGGTCACATTGAAAAATGCGGGATGCCATCTCCACCTGAACGGATTATAGCAACGGGTGGTGCATCAGCAAACCAAGCAATTTTAAACTGTATGGCATCAGTTTTTGGCTGCAACGTTCACACAGTTCAAAGACCAG ATTCAGCTTCGTTAGGGGCTGCATTGCGCGCAGCTCATGGATTGTTGTGTTATAATAAGGGCAGATTTATACCAAGTTCTTACTTGTATAAAGATAAACTTGAGAAGACAGCTTTTCAATGTAAGCTTGCTGTGGCTAATAATGAAATTGAGGTTGTTTCGAAGTATGCGATGATGGTGAAGAAGCGTATGGAGATTGAGAACCGGCTTGTTGAGAAATTGGGACGTCGATGA
- the LOC139865948 gene encoding receptor protein-tyrosine kinase CEPR1, with amino-acid sequence MDFHYHFIFYLIFLLSLISSSNATTTTPNQTAFFTLIKTSLSNSFNNWNGINVCNYTGITCNRNGYVVKIDLSGSNLSGQFPENICSYLPQLKTLNVGHNDIHGNFPYTITNCSLLEELNMTHTSLTGKLPDFSPMISLRLLDLSSCSFTGKFPVSFINLTNLEVINFNENGGFDLWRLPDDIYKLKKLKSMILSTCMVSGSIPKTIGNMTSLVDLELSGNYLVGPVPKEIGLLKNLQQLELYYNGLVGNIPDELGNLTGLTDIDLSVNKLTGSLPESVCRLPNLEVLQMYNNSLTGNIPRVLEDSKTLKMLSIYSNYLTGDVPRNLGRFSPLVLFDLSENKLTGELPPEICSGGKLVYLLALDNMFSGVLPESYSNCVSLVRFRLSSNRLSGTIPEGVLGLPSVSIIDLSYNFFSGSVPKSIGNARNLSELFLQSNNISGVIPFEISHLFNLVKIDLSNNLIFGPIPSEIGRLKRLNLLLLQGNKLDSYIPNSLSSLTSLNVLDLSRNDLTGSIPESLCDLLPSSMNFSYNQLSGPIPVSFIKGGQLESFLGNPKLCVSENPSLSNQNISMCSENYNQKKVNYVWVIVVSVGIILLGGILFLRKWFSKEGDVLKHEETWSSSYFSYNVKSFHRISFDQDEIVEAMVDKNVVGHGGSGTVYKIDLSNGEVVAVKRLWSQKTKDESSDDQLIINRELKTEVETLGNIRHKNIVKLFCYFSGFDCNLLVYEYMPNGNLWDALHRGKCLLDWPTRHQIALGVAQGLAYLHHDLMPPIIHRDIKSTNILLDVNFLPKVADFGIAKVLRARGKDSTTTVVAGSYGYLAPEYAYSCKATTKCDVYSFGVVLMELITGKKPVEVEFGENKNIIYWISTKVETKEGAIDVLDKRLSGYYNNDIIKVLRIAIRCTCTTAALRPSMNEVVQLLIEADPCRFESCKSPNKIKEPIK; translated from the exons ATGGATTTTCACTATCATTTCATCTTCTATCTTATATTTCTTCTATCACTAATTTCAAGctccaatgcaacaaccacaacacCAAATCAAACTGCCTTCTTCACACTCATAAAAACCTCTCTTTCCaactcttttaacaattggaacggAATCAACGTATGCAACTACACCGGTATAACATGTAACCGTAACGGTTACGTCGTTAAAATCGATCTTTCGGGCTCAAACTTATCAGGCCAATTCCCTGAAAACATATGTTCTTACCTTCCACAACTTAAAACCTTAAATGTTGGACACAATGATATTCATGGTAACTTTCCATACACTATCACTAACTGCTCACTACTTGAAGAACTCAACATGACACACACAAGCCTCACCGGAAAACTACCCGACTTTTCTCCGATGATATCTCTCCGGTTACTCGATTTATCATCATGTTCTTTCACCGGAAAGTTTCCTGTATCATTCATAAACCTCACTAATCTTGAAGTAATCAATTTCAACGAAAACGGAGGTTTTGATCTATGGAGATTACCAGATGATATTTATAAACTGAAAAAACTCAAATCCATGATCTTGAGTACTTGCATGGTAAGCGGTTCGATCCCGAAAACAATCGGGAACATGACGTCACTTGTTGATCTTGAATTAAGCGGCAATTATCTCGTGGGCCCGGTCCCGAAAGAAATCGGTTTGTTAAAAAACCTGCAACAGCTTGAACTTTACTACAACGGGCTCGTCGGAAACATACCGGACGAGCTCGGTAATCTAACCGGTCTAACCGATATCGATTTGTCCGTTAACAAGTTAACCGGAAGTTTGCCGGAATCCGTTTGTCGGTTACCGAACTTGGAAGTATTACAGATGTACAACAACAGTCTCACCGGAAACATTCCACGTGTCCTCGAGGATTCGAAGACGTTGAAGATGTTGTCGATTTACAGCAACTATTTAACCGGTGATGTTCCAAGGAATTTAGGGAGATTTTCGCCTTTAGTGCTGTTTGACTTGTCGGAAAATAAGTTGACCGGTGAGTTGCCGCCGGAGATATGTAGTGGAGGTAAGTTGGTTTACTTGTTAGCACTTGATAATATGTTTTCCGGTGTGTTGCCTGAAAGTTATTCGAATTGTGTGTCTTTAGTACGTTTTCGACTTAGTTCGAATCGTTTATCTGGAACTATACCAGAAGGTGTTCTAGGACTGCCCTCTGTTTCGATTATCGATTTGAGTTATAACTTTTTTTCGGGTTCGGTCCCTAAATCGATTGGGAATGCAAGAAACTTATCTGAATTGTTCTTGCAAAGTAACAATATTTCTGGAGTTATACCTTTTGAAATTTCACATCTTTTTAACTTAGTTAAGATTGATTTAAGTAACAATCTGATTTTCGGTCCAATACCTTCTGAAATCGGCCGTTTGAAACGGTTAAATCTGCTCTTGCTGCAAGGAAACAAGCTCGATTCTTACATACCGAATTCGCTTTCTTCGTTAACATCTTTGAATGTTCTTGATCTTTCGAGAAATGATCTAACCGGTTCGATCCCTGAAAGCCTTTGTGATTTGCTTCCAAGTTCGATGAACTTTTCGTATAATCAGCTTTCGGGACCGATACCTGTTTCTTTCATTAAAGGAGGACAGTTAGAAAGCTTTTTAGGAAACCCTAAACTTTGTGTTTCTGAGAATCCTAGTTTATCGAATCAAAATATCTCCATGTGTTCGGAAAATTACAATCAAAAGAAAGTTAATTACGTATGGGTTATCGTTGTTTCGGTCGGGATCATTTTACTAGGAGGTATTTTGTTTCTTCGAAAATGGTTTAGTAAAGAAGGAGACGTTTTAAAACACGAAGAAACATGGTCGTCGTCTTATTTTTCGTACAACGTAAAAAGCTTTCATCGAATAAGTTTCGATCAAGATGAAATAGTTGAAGCAATGGTTGATAAGAATGTGGTCGGACATGGTGGGTCCGGTACCGTTTACAAGATCGATCTTAGCAACGGTGAAGTTGTTGCAGTTAAGCGACTTTGGAGTCAAAAAACGAAAGACGAATCGTCTGATGATCAGTTGATTATAAACCGGGAGCTGAAAACGGAAGTCGAGACTTTAGGAAACATAAGGCATAAGAATATAGTGAAATTATTTTGCTATTTTTCgggttttgattgtaatttgttggTGTATGAATATATGCCAAATGGGAACCTTTGGGATGCACTTCATAGAGGTAAATGTTTGTTAGATTGGCCAACTAGGCATCAGATTGCGCTCGGTGTTGCGCAAGGGTTAGCCTATTTGCACCATGATTTGATGCCACCGATTATTCATCGAGACATTAAGTCTACAAATATTCTTTTAGACGTAAACTTTTTACCGAAAGTTGCTGATTTCGGCATAGCGAAAGTTTTAAGGGCTAGAGGGAAGGACTCAACCACCACTGTTGTTGCAGGCTCATATGGTTACTTAGCACCAG aatatgCGTACTCGTGCAAAGCAACAACAAAATGTGACGTGTATAGTTTTGGGGTAGTGCTAATGGAACTGATAACTGGAAAGAAGCCGGTCGAGGTAGAATTTGGAGAAAACAAGAACATCATATATTGGATTTCAACAAAAGTCGAGACGAAAGAAGGAGCAATCGATGTTTTGGACAAGAGACTTTCGGGGTAttataataatgacatcatcaaggTTCTTCGTATAGCCATCCGATGTACCTGCACGACTGCTGCCCTTCGTCCTAGCATGAATGAAGTTGTTCAGTTGCTAATTGAAGCAGACCCTTGCAGATTCGAGTCTTGCAAGTCGCCAAATAAGATCAAAGagccaataaagtaa